In Larimichthys crocea isolate SSNF chromosome XXII, L_crocea_2.0, whole genome shotgun sequence, the genomic stretch AACATCATTACTGGCACTACAGTGATGCGCTCAGTTAGCATCACTGAAGCGCCAGTAATAAGTTAAAGCTCACCCTCTATTGTAATTTTGCAACTATACAACAAATACCAACTTGAGTAAAATATCTAATCAAAAGATGTGTTGGGTCATGTTTTGGgtcaatttcatttttttgctcgccgtttctgttctgatctcaGTTTCTATGGAAATACATGGAGTCTGACTAATATCTGGAAAACAATCAACTGTGGCAGTATACTCTTATATGTAATAGAACCCAGTTTACCACTCCAGCAAGCTGTCAAGCCTTAGCAACATAACAACAGAGATGCTTTCTAGTCCCAGACTGTAACATAGTCACACCCTGTCTTTCTTTATTTGGTCCCTTGTCTCTTTAACTactctcctgtcatttcaggtCCCATCCTCCTTGATCAGCTCATTcccctcacctggttttccccgccCATCTCCACACCTGCAGCCCATTTTCTCATTAGCTCCTCAGTGTATATATACTAgtccattttcatttcatccctgCCAGAGTGTCTTGTATTGTTTCGCCAAGCTCTCCAGCAATCCCTGTTTTTTGACTTCCTGTTCTGATCCTGTTTTTGCCTGTCGTGGATTTTGGATTCCTGCCTGCCCCCCGTCGGATTTGCTTGCCTGTTTTttgatctcctggttttgaccctgcctgttTCTGGACTTAGTAAACTGATCTTCCCTCGAACTTGTCTGCTTCAGTgtcgtgcttttgggttctccttgccagtaTCAGTACCCGTGACACAGACAACTGTTTGTGGAGCTTCCcaaattgaataaataaagcacatataaacactagaCTGCTTTGCTAGTTCAGTCCTGTAGTGtctaagatatctgctgaaaaagatatttttcttcATGGACACAAATACTTGAACTTCACATGTATTTGAGACTCACTGCACCGCCGATGGTGGATGTGATCCAAGCATTTTGAATAACAGTGTtttaaagtccaaaagtcaaactCTATGGAACAAAGATCGATGTAATTATTTCCAAAATtgacaacatgttttaatgtaatgaaatatgCATCTTCAGTCCATATTTATCAACCTTTagtcttcaaaaacaacaaacatctaAACTCATTAAACTGTTTAATCTCccacatgctgcacacaaatgaggcacacacctgtaataATGAGGCagtctaacagctccataacaCACGGATTATTAATCAATTAAAGTTGAAATatgaaattcagatttattactTCATTAAATGTTGataacaaaatgatttattttatatttctattgtAGCCCTTATCTTCTTCAGCTACAGTAGTTAGAACGTTGCCATGGAGATGGTGAAATAATATTtgtagtgatgagtcaggtgtgctgtcatgctgaacACAAAATGTCTATTTGACATTGATCAGATTGCATGATCAtaactacttgttgtataatataTGCATGAAGAACCGTCTCTTCAGCAATGTGCAAGATGTGAAATGGTGTCAACACATAATTGTTTGTCTCAACTTAAGttgattatatattattatacgttattatatatttaaatttaacttaGCTTGTacagttatatatttttctacatttatcTACATTTAAGTGATCGGTAGAACTTCATCAAACATCAATGTGGTGGGCATACATATAGAAGGGTAAATTCACGATGAAATGTACCTCTATTTGTGCTCTGGTGTCATTTGCAcatattttaatcaaataatatgagtaacattttttttttttcccccatttaaGCAAAGAAACCAAGCACTTCACAGTAGGTCATAGGTGCACAGATGTCACAGAGACAGTGGAGGATCTGGTATTCACCATGAGGGATTCAAactataaaacaatataaaacctTATATTGTGAGAAGCAGAAATTATAGCTGCATTGTTACACTCAAGCAAGGAAAAAGGCTCTCTGCACAACCATCATGTGATAGGGTACTTCAGCATACATGAGAGTAAatttaataataagaataaagataATAATGAGGACGCTCAAAAAAGGTACTTAGcttattcaaataaaacaaacgacaaaaataaagtataaatattatatatatatatatacacacatctaGAGCTAGTGCCTCCACAGTTTAGATTTAAGAGGTAAAGTATGTTGATGTGCACGTATCTTTGTTTGTACTGTTGTTATTCCTacgcctgttttttttttttttttcgcaaTTGTAAACAATGAATGTTGAATCAAAATAATTCAGggaaacagtaaacagtaaaaaaaggaGACAGTAACAATATATTCACCTTGGTTTGTGATTAATTTTCTCATATTGACATATAAACACATCAAGTTTTGTTCAGTATCAGTATTTATAACTGAAAATAATGATTGAATCATTCACTGAAATTTTGTCACCTCAGCTTTTGCTGAAGTGACTAAGTCTCAGTCGACAGCAGAGATAGTACATGAGGACGGGTCTGATGGTCTGATCTCTGAGCCCATAGATGAGAGAACTTAGACATCTTGggagaatataaataaacacataaaaactacTCCTGATGCGTATAATTAGTAGTCTTGGTAGGGTTGTTGAGAGTGATACAATAATAGTGCCATGCATAGTTGACAAGAGAATGAGGCCCAGCTGCACCAGGTGCAGCAGCAATGTATTACGAGCCTTATGAGCTGAAGCTTTGTCTGTGGAGGCTGATCTGGCTGCTACCATCACACCAATATAGGAGCAAGTGACTGCCACACCAGCTGatagaaacacaaaaccagTATATGCTTTGTCATAAAGATCAGACATTGGCACAAGAAACATGGCCTCGTAAGAGCAAATATCTGTCATCTGCAAGCTTGGCAGTTCTTCAAATGGAAAGGTTAACAGCAAAAGAACTTGAACGAGGACATTTAGTGAACTGAAAGCCCAAACCACAATGATAGCTATTGCTGTGTTTCTGACAGTGATTATGGCAGCATGCCTCAGTGGGTAGCACACAGCTACATATCTCTCCAAACACATCACTACCAATGTGAGCGGGGAGATTTCATTTGTGAGTTTGTTGAGCATAGAAAGAACACCACATACAGGATATGTGGTAAATATTCTACAAGCAGCCAGTATGTACATTAACTGACTCAGTGCCAACAGAACAGTGTCTGCAAAAAGGAGGTTATACAGAAGAATGTAGCGGGAGGTCTCACGAAACACAGCTTTACTCCTTAAGGTGAATAACATGGTCCCattaataaagagaaacagacagcaTGGCATTCCAATCAGTATGGCAATAAACACTCTTTCAAAAAATCCCACATACTGTTGTTCAGTAGTGATGTTGAGAGTCTGAGACTGATTTGCATAAGACATCttagaaaaacatttaaggCGCAAAGTTAATATGAATCTGCTGATGTAGGtaaagcacaaaaacataacataacacattttttgtcCTGTTGGTATTGCTAGAGCTGTGAGGATATATCATGTTTTGAGTGCAAATGCCTGTTATTTTCACATGCAAAACCTAAAATCGCCCACATACATTCTCCTTGCTTGTTTCCGTGTAAGCAGAGCTCGTCTGCAATGTTTGCCTGCTCTCACATGTTATTTATGAGCTCTGACTTCACACCTATTTCACCAGACACTATCAGCAGGTCATGTTGtattaacatgatttaaaaaaaaatattcccaGATGATGTCATCTCTATCACCACCTCCTCAATACTGCTTCCATGTGTCGGGAGTAATTTTGGAGAAATAACAACCAAATGGAGACAGATTAGGCCCTGTCATGGCTGATACAAATTataggtgtttgtgtgtgtgtgtgtgtgtgtgtgtgtgtgtgtaaaaatagaaatatgtatatgtatacaaTTTAAAGGCCATCATGgctttaaaagcaaataaaagaattttaaaataaatcctaaaatggacaggcagccaatggagtgaagctaaaattGGTGAAATGTGCTCAAATTTGCTTGTGCCACTTAaaagacgtgcagcagcatttcgTACCAGCTGAAGACGACTTATAGAGGACCCACTAACCCccaaataaagtgcattgcagtaATCCAGCCGAGTGCTCACAAAGCCTAGATTACTGTCTCAAATTGTTTTCTGTAAAGGACTGGTTTGATTTTTTCCAGCTATCTTAACTGAAAAACTTCACCTCACTTCACAGCTTTAATCTGGCTGTCAAATTTAAGATCAGCGTCTACTTTTACCCCTATATTTTTAACAATTGGGATGCAATACTGTGCCAAAGAACCCAGATCAACTAGAGGGGGGGCCCAGAAGTGCCATCAAAGACCAtgacttctgtcttttttttcattaaaattcagaaaattTAAAGCCATCCAAGCTTTAAGATTATATAAGCACTTTAGCAGCAGTTTAACAGAGTATGAATCTGACTTTTTGAGAGGGACACATATacaatgtaatataatataatataatataatataatataatataatataatataatatatacagctgatacaaactaaaaaaacagtGTAGGCTTTGTCATAAAGAGCCAACATTGGCGCAAGAAACATGGCCTGGTAATGGCAAATATCTGGTATTTGTAAGCAGGGCAGTTCTTCAAATGGAAAGGATAACAGCAAAAGAACTTGAATCAGGACATTTAGTGAACTGGAGGCCCAAACCACAATGAAAGCTCTTGCTGTGTTTCTGACAGTGACAGGCATTCTTCATTGGAGGAGCGAAGTggtcgtgaggtaacatatgcctgtacaAGGGCGTTcaggtaggtaggtgcagtacaGAGACAGCTTTGTAGGCGAGCATTAGcgctttgaatttaatgtgggctgcaaCAGGTAACCAGTGGAGCTCCatgagcagcggggtgacatgtgaccttttgggttggttgtagCGCGCTGTCGCATTCTGGATCATCcgaagaggtttcactgtggagGCTGGGAGGCCTGTCAGGAGGGCATTACAGTAGTCTAGTCTTAaaatgaccacagcttgtgtcagaaGTTGAGTGGCATGTTGTGTTAAgtaaggtctgatttttctgatgttgtaaagtgcaaagcgACATGACCGGGCAACTGAGGCAACATGACTGGaaaaggttagttggtcatcaatcataaccCCTAAGTTTCTCACCACCCTGGAGGGGGCAAGACATGGGGAgtcaattttgatgttgatgtcgtggtgtatagtaggtttggctgggagcaccagcagttcagtttttgagaggttcagctggaggtgatgtgccttcatccatgtggcGATGTCTGAGAGGCAATCCGTGCAGAGATCGAAGGGTCCTCAGGAGAAAATGATAGAtacagctgagtgtcatctgcatagcagtgatagGAAAAGCCATGTGAGCGGATAATTGGACCCAAGGAGGTGGTGTAGATAGCAATTAGAAGGGGCCCCAGCACTGAGCCCTGGGGTACCCCTGTGGTGAGGTGATGCTAAGTGGACAACTGTTCAAGCCAGGGTACACTGAATGAGTGCCCTGTCAGGTaggattcaaaccaggaaagaGCCAAGCCAGAGATGCCCATGTTTGAGAGAATAGAGAGATGGATGCAATGGTTAACTGTGTCAAAGGCAGCTGATAAGTCAAAtagaatgagtgaatgaattgtttttttattgtttaatgtcTGTCAAAATTGTCTTTTCGTGggcttctttcttctttctttttcatttccccACAAATAGCATACTATTAATAACAACTATCAATATAACAGAGAAGAGCATTGTAAGTGCAAGCTTTGCAGATCAGCAAATAGatacaaatgacaaataaaagcgTCAGGCCGTCAGTTATGAGAAATGTTCCTCTTTATATCAAATTAAAGTATCCTGTGATCCAACAAATACATACGAACTAAGTAAAACCTAGAAAATCACAAGCCTGAAATACTCAATTGATCAGAAGAATGTGCTTTTTGGAAGTAGATGTGCCTCCCCTTTTGACTGAAATCTCTATTTGTGATACACTAAACATCAGAATtcatacaataaataatacacagtACTTCTTGAGAAGAATACTTACTTTTAGTTCAGTACATTTATATGGAAGACTGGAAGGGAcatggagaaggaaaaaaaaatcagtggcgGTGTAGTTTTGCGAGATCTTGCAAGGTTTTGCAGCTGAGGCTGCCACTGACCTGACGGAAGTGCTACTACTAGCTGTTGCTGCCACAAACTTGCTGCAGCAATCATTGAGCAGCTAACACCTAGCAGCTGCTAAAAACAGACCGGCAACCAGTCCAGAGATAACGCAAAATAACGCAAAAGTGCACTGTTGTTTAcacagtttttttccctcctctatGTCCCTTCCAGGCTTCCATATATTTAACAGTTGCAATTGAGTAATATAGCAGTAATATAGTTATTTTGCATCATCATCAATGCTCCCTAAAACTGATAGTAGCTCACTGACAAGACTACAGGAGCTAAAAATCTGGAGTTGTTGGAGTCACTTAGCTTTTGTACTAGACATAAGAGGCTTCACTTGAGTTAAATTTCAGCTGCCAATGTTGCAAACTGAGTAACAAAAGGTCAGATTTCTTATGATCTTCATATTGATACATTATGACTGAGGACCCTACCTCATGTTGAACCACATTCTATGGCAATACTTTCCTAGATGTTTTAAACATATCTGCCAcagaattaataaataatgttgtcTTTTGTACgttgctgttatttttcatttgtatgttAATTTATAACTCAAtcaagagagacacacacatattaatacATTAGTTTCAAAAGACAACACATACTATGtataacaaacaataaatacattttaaaaaagcttatACAAATGTCTTTAATCTGCCGACTCTCCAGGCCTTCAAgtcaaaaataatttgtgaacAAACATGAGTTCGGACTTTGAACAAAACCCATAAACCACAATGATGGTTCTCACTGTTGATATAGTCTGATTTCATCTAATCTAAAAACCACTATATTCTGtaatacacaaaacaggtaaaATCACATTAACAcctgctgtaaaaacaaacaaacaaaaaaacagaatatctgTAGAAATATGCCTCTTTATCAATAAGTCTgattattttatgtcattgtgtCTTAACAATTCTAAGTGTAAATTGACTTCAACTGTATTTATGGGAAAGTAATATGCCTGAACGATTActatattacatatattatcAGTACAATATCGCACATTATGCAAGCCACAGTCTTTTGGCCTTGATGTGCATATTATATACTCAATATAAAGAACCATTTGTTTGAATTTAATCCTTAATGTGCGTGTGGTAAATAGAGCTAAAATGTAATAGATTATctctacatactgtatgttcattaccagtttttatttttatttaactttgctactaacattttcatttttctacaCTGGAATGAAATGTAATCCCAATTTACAAAACACCCATAAGGGAGAAATTCACCCCTACCTAACTGGGTTGCCAAGAAAATAGCAACTCTCTGCATTGCttccgaaggctgtgccatcagtgtgtgaatgtatgtgaataggtgaatgagatatgtagtgtaaaagagctttgagtggtcagaagactagaaaggcgctatataagtactgtccatttaccatttgatgttgtttgcacatttttaaattaggtAATATGGTAACATTTAGTACAAAAATGCCCCCATCTAAGCAAGTAAAACTCATTGCAACAAAAGAGTCAACCTATAAACACCAGTGATAATAGCTACACACagttaacaatgaaaacagttgtATCTTCAGAGTTAGTGGCAGTGATTGTATGtctcatatttttaaagaaaaaaaagttatgttcCAAATCAATATTACTCActtcataaaacacacaacaatcaTTAACTGTGGGACTTTGTGGGACCTCGGCCTTTGCTGAGGTGACTAAGTTTCAGTCGACAGCAGAGATGGTACATGAGGACGGGTCTGATGGTCTGATCTCTGAGCCCATAGATGAGAGAACTCAGACATCTTGGGAGAATATAAATGAAAACGTAAAAAGTACTCCTGATGCGTACAATTAGTAATCTTTGTAGTATTCTTGAGAGTGATACAATAATAGAGGAGTGCATAGTTGACAAGAGACTGAGGCCCAGCTGCACCAGATGCAGCAGCAATGTATTACGAGCCTTACGAGCTGAAGCTTTGTCTGTGGAGGCTGACCTGGCTGCTACCATCACACCAATATAGGAGCAAGTGACTGCCACACCagctgatacaaacacaaaaccagtaTATGCTTTGTTATAAACATCAGACATTGGTCCAAGTGACATTGATATGTCAGAGCAAACATCTGTCATCTGCAAGCTCTGCAGCTGATCAAACGGAAAATTTAACAGCAAAAGAACTCGAATGAGGACATTTAGTGAACTAAAAGCCCAAACCACAATGATAGCTATTGCTGTGTTTCTGACAGTGATGATGGTAGCATGCCTCAGTGGGTAGCACACAGCTACATATCTCTCCAAACACATCACCACCAGTGTGAGAGGGGAGATGATATTTGTGAGACCAGTGAGCATAGCAAGAACACCACATACAGGATATGTTGGAAATATTCTACAGGCACCCATTATGTACAGTAACTGACTCAGTGCCAGCAGGACAGTGTCTGAAAAAAGTAGATTATACAGAAGAATGTAACGAGAGGTCTCACGAAACACAGCTTTACTCCTCAGGATAAATAACATTGTTGCAttaatgaagaggaagagacagcaT encodes the following:
- the LOC104926145 gene encoding odorant receptor 131-2-like, with amino-acid sequence MSYANQSQTLNITTEQQYVGFFERVFIAILIGMPCCLFLFINGTMLFTLRSKAVFRETSRYILLYNLLFADTVLLALSQLMYILAACRIFTTYPVCGVLSMLNKLTNEISPLTLVVMCLERYVAVCYPLRHAAIITVRNTAIAIIVVWAFSSLNVLVQVLLLLTFPFEELPSLQMTDICSYEAMFLVPMSDLYDKAYTGFVFLSAGVAVTCSYIGVMVAARSASTDKASAHKARNTLLLHLVQLGLILLSTMHGTIIVSLSTTLPRLLIIRIRSSFYVFIYILPRCLSSLIYGLRDQTIRPVLMYYLCCRLRLSHFSKS
- the LOC113744384 gene encoding odorant receptor 131-2-like; protein product: MLYANQTQTLNITAGQRYQGLLERILFSTLIGMPCCLFLFINATMLFILRSKAVFRETSRYILLYNLLFSDTVLLALSQLLYIMGACRIFPTYPVCGVLAMLTGLTNIISPLTLVVMCLERYVAVCYPLRHATIITVRNTAIAIIVVWAFSSLNVLIRVLLLLNFPFDQLQSLQMTDVCSDISMSLGPMSDVYNKAYTGFVFVSAGVAVTCSYIGVMVAARSASTDKASARKARNTLLLHLVQLGLSLLSTMHSSIIVSLSRILQRLLIVRIRSTFYVFIYILPRCLSSLIYGLRDQTIRPVLMYHLCCRLKLSHLSKGRGPTKSHS